The Salisaeta longa DSM 21114 sequence TCCACACGATGCGAAGCGTCGAGCAACTTGATGCCAACGAGGTCGCGCGCCTCCTCTCAGGTTCTGCCATGACAGCGCTTGGTACGCTGCAGCCGCTCCATGACAGGAGGAGACGGCATGCGCTGCTGAAGGGTGTCCACGTCCTCGGCACGCCGCTCGATCTCGGCGTCGAGCGTGTCGCGGTGATCTCCGTAATACGCGAGCGTTGCGCGGATCTGTGCCAGGGAAAGATGCGGATGCTGACGCGGCATTTCTTCCGAGCCCTTTGCATCTAACATGCAGGATGCAGCACCTGCCCATCAACCCATTGGCCCGTTGGCCGGGCTGTAACGTTTTGCCTTCGCGCCGCACGCATGCAACGATACGCCCGGTTGGTTCGTGTAGCCTCCGGCTCGTTGTTTTGTTGCACTCATGGGATGTGCCATGCTGCGTTCCTGGTTTATCGTTGGCCTCCTGGCGCTGCTGGGGGGCGGTTGCGCGTCGGAGGCCCCGCCGCCTTCCGATCCGCGCGGGCTGTCGTGGAGCGCCACCGTCGACTCTGCACGCGGCGCGACTGTCGACGTGGCGCTGTGGATGGGCGACCCCTTCATCAACGACTACATGCAAACCTACGTGGCGCCGCACCTCAAGCAGCGCTACGGCATCACGCTCAACCTCATCTCCGCGCAGGGCGGCGAAATTGTCTCGGCGCTCATGACCGAACAGGAGGCCGGGGCCGCCTTCAGCGCGTACGACATGGCCTGGATCAACGGCGAGAGCTTCTATCAGCTCCGGCAGATTGATGCGCTGTACGGGCCGTTCCTAAAGCAGCTGCCCAACGCGCAGTACCTGAACCTGGACAACCCGTTCATTGCCAAAGACTTCCAGCAGCCCATCAACGGCATGGAGGCGCCGTGGGGCAACGTGCAGTTTACGCTCATCTACGATACGACGCGCGTGGAAACGCCGCCCCGCACGCGGGCCGCGCTCCTGCGATGGGTCAAGGCGCATCCGGGGCAGTTCACCTTTCCCACCGGCTTCACGGGCATGACGCTCCTCAAGATGTGGCTCATCGACAGTGCCGGCGGCGTGGACGCCCTCGATGGGCCGTTTCGCGCCGCTGCCTATCGGCGATACGCGCCCAAGCTGTGGGCCTACGTGAACCGCCTCAAGCCGCACCTGTGGAGGAACGGCACGTCGTTTCCGCGGTCGGTGGCGCAGCAGCACCAGCTCTTTGCACAGGGCGCGGTCGACTTCACCATGAGCAACAACGACGGCGAGGTCGACAACAAGGTGCTGCAGGGCGTCTTTCCGGAAACCGCCCAGGCGTACGTGCCCGCCTACGGCAGCATCCAAAACAGTCACTACTGGGGCATCCCGAAGCGGGCCCGCAACAAGGCCGCCGCGCTGGTGACGATCAACTTCTTGCTGTCGCCCAAGGCGCAGCTGCAAAAGCTAAAGCCCACCGTGTGGGGCGATGGCACCGTGCTCGCTATCGACTCGCTGCCCGCCCCGTGGCCCGCGCGCTTCCGGGCGGCCCAGCAACGCACGCACGCCCCGCCGCGCCGCGCCCTTCAGCAGCGCGCCCTGCCCGAGCTGGCGCCCGAATACATGATTCGCCTGTACGACGACTTTCGGACGGAGGTGCTGGGCTCGTGAGCAGCAACGCGCATCGGCCGTGGACGCGCGACGGGTGGGGGCTGGGCGGCGCGCTCTTGTTTCTGGTGGGCGCCCTGCTCCCCATCGGCTTTAGCCTGGGCTACGCCGCCGCATACAGCGTGGGCTGGACCGGCCTCATGGCCGACGGCTTTACGCTTGCCCACTGGCGCGCCGTGCTGGGAACGCCCGTGGTGTGGTGGTCGCTGGGGTGGAGCGTGTACCTTGCCGCTACCGTCGTCGTCCTTACCGTGATGCTGGCCCTGGCCCTCGCGCTTTACCTGCGCCGCCCGCTCGAATACGGCGCGCTGTCGTACGTCATCTACTTTCCGCTGGCCCTGCCGGCCACCGTGGCCGCCTTCCTGGTGTTTCAGCTCTTTGCCGAGTCGGGCTACATGGCGCGCATCGCCCTCGCGCTCGGAGTCATCGAACAGGCGTCGGCGTTTCCGAGCGTTGTGCACGACCGCTACGGCATCGGCATCTTGCTCGCCCACCTGGGCCTTACCGTGCCGTTCTTCACGCTCCTCTTTGTGCAGATTTACAACGGCGAACGCGTCGATGCGCTCAAGGGCACTGCGTTTGCGCTGGGGGCCAGCCGCTGGCAGGCGCTGCGGCGCATTACCCTGCCGCTGCTCCTGCGGCGCTCGCGCACCAACATCGCGCTGCTGTTTATTGCCACGCTGGGCTCGTACGAGATTCCGCTGCTGCTGGGACGCCAGTCGCCCGAGATGCTCTCGGTGCTTACCCTGCGCAAGTTTCAGCGGTTTAACCTGGGCGACCGGCCCGAGGCCTTCATCGTGGCGCTGCTGTACACGGCCTTCGTGCTGAGCGTGCTCGTGTATACGTTTCGCTATGCGCGGCCCTCGGAGGTGACCACATGAAGCGCTCTTCTGCCCTTTCGGTGCGCCTGCGTCCCGTCGTAGCCCTGCTTGTGGCGGCGCTGTGCCTCCTCCCGTTTGCCTACCTGCTCCTGCTGTCGGTGGTCGAGTCGTGGGCGTTTCCGCGCCTCGTGCCCGGCAACCTGCAGCTGCGGCTGTGGATGCGCGTGCTTACCGGCGCCTCGGGGCTGGCCGGAAGCTTCGTGCAGTCGGTTCTTATCTCCAGCACCGTCGCGTTCATCGCAACGCTCGCCGGATTCCTCACGGGCAAGTTCGTGGCGTACCATCCGCGCCGCCGCGGCCTGCTCTTTTTGGCGTACGTGCCGTTCGTCATGTCGCCCGTCATCCTGGGCACGTGCCTCATGTACCTCTACCTGCAGCTGCACCTGGTGGGCACCACCGTGGGCGTCATTGCTGCGCAAAGCATGTTTGCGTACGGCTTTAGCATCGTGCTTTTCAGCGCGTTCTGGAACGACCGCCTGCAGGCCTACGAAGCGCTTGTGCACACACTGGGCGGTTCGTCGCTGCAAGCCCTGTGGCGGGTGCTGCTGCCCATGGCGCGCCCCATGCTGCTCATCTGCTTCTTCCAGACGTTCCTCATCTCCTGGTTTCAGTACGGCCTTACGCTCCTCATTGGCGCGGGGAAGGTGCAAACCCTGCCGCTTCGCGTGTTTGCGTACGTCAACGAGGCCAACATGTACTACGCGGCCCTCGCGAGCTGCCTGCTCGTGTTGCCGCCGGCGCTGCTGTTGTGGCTCAACAAACGCCTTCTCTTTCGCCAGACCGCAAGCGGTCCGGTGTAGATGTGTCCTACACAGTGTAGGCAAAATAACCCACCGGCCCCATCGCGCCGGGTAAAATAACAGCGTTTGGGGGAAAGGGCGTCGCACGCCCGTGCTTTGTCCCATCCGTCACGGCGCCAGTTGAGGACCCCTCGTGCAGTCTATTCGCCGCATGTTCGTCCCGTCTCCTCCCCCTGCACGCCCCCAAAGCATGGACGGCATATTTTT is a genomic window containing:
- a CDS encoding DUF433 domain-containing protein; this translates as MLDAKGSEEMPRQHPHLSLAQIRATLAYYGDHRDTLDAEIERRAEDVDTLQQRMPSPPVMERLQRTKRCHGRT
- a CDS encoding ABC transporter substrate-binding protein, producing MLRSWFIVGLLALLGGGCASEAPPPSDPRGLSWSATVDSARGATVDVALWMGDPFINDYMQTYVAPHLKQRYGITLNLISAQGGEIVSALMTEQEAGAAFSAYDMAWINGESFYQLRQIDALYGPFLKQLPNAQYLNLDNPFIAKDFQQPINGMEAPWGNVQFTLIYDTTRVETPPRTRAALLRWVKAHPGQFTFPTGFTGMTLLKMWLIDSAGGVDALDGPFRAAAYRRYAPKLWAYVNRLKPHLWRNGTSFPRSVAQQHQLFAQGAVDFTMSNNDGEVDNKVLQGVFPETAQAYVPAYGSIQNSHYWGIPKRARNKAAALVTINFLLSPKAQLQKLKPTVWGDGTVLAIDSLPAPWPARFRAAQQRTHAPPRRALQQRALPELAPEYMIRLYDDFRTEVLGS
- a CDS encoding ABC transporter permease subunit, whose protein sequence is MSSNAHRPWTRDGWGLGGALLFLVGALLPIGFSLGYAAAYSVGWTGLMADGFTLAHWRAVLGTPVVWWSLGWSVYLAATVVVLTVMLALALALYLRRPLEYGALSYVIYFPLALPATVAAFLVFQLFAESGYMARIALALGVIEQASAFPSVVHDRYGIGILLAHLGLTVPFFTLLFVQIYNGERVDALKGTAFALGASRWQALRRITLPLLLRRSRTNIALLFIATLGSYEIPLLLGRQSPEMLSVLTLRKFQRFNLGDRPEAFIVALLYTAFVLSVLVYTFRYARPSEVTT
- a CDS encoding ABC transporter permease; the protein is MKRSSALSVRLRPVVALLVAALCLLPFAYLLLLSVVESWAFPRLVPGNLQLRLWMRVLTGASGLAGSFVQSVLISSTVAFIATLAGFLTGKFVAYHPRRRGLLFLAYVPFVMSPVILGTCLMYLYLQLHLVGTTVGVIAAQSMFAYGFSIVLFSAFWNDRLQAYEALVHTLGGSSLQALWRVLLPMARPMLLICFFQTFLISWFQYGLTLLIGAGKVQTLPLRVFAYVNEANMYYAALASCLLVLPPALLLWLNKRLLFRQTASGPV